ACAAACTTGGAAAAAGGGGGAAAGAATCTCAATTGAGAAactaagaattttatttttactcacCTATGAAAATTACAACCTCAAACAATTAACACACTTAATTTGCAGATGAAGAGGAAAATCGTTTCCCTTCTTTCATCATTCATTAATCTTAAACCACATaacatttatattaaaaaaaatagtacaagcTTCTATTCTCAAATATTATATTGTCGTGAACATGTCATCATGAAGAACATCAATCAGATCaccatataaatataatcactATCATGGTTCTtataaaaagcaaaacaaaatatGAAGTTAAAGGGAATTTAgaacctttgttttttttaaaaccctgTTTCTTCTGGatacaaatcaaaacaatcacaaatattTCTATGCCTTGATAGTGTTGAAAGCGTCACACTTGTGCCTCACCTCTCCTTTCCGGCCAGTCTTGATACCAAAAACACTAAGCTTTTCCATTGCGTGTGAAAAATCCTCGAAGAACTTAGTCTGGTTTGAAGCGTACAAGTCTACGAATGGCTTGGTTCTAGGGTGCTTACTGAGTGCATGATCGGTGGCCAAGAGCCCCAATCCCCTCTGAAGATTCTGATAGTACATGTTGTCAAACTTGCTTGGTGTCATTATATCATTGAAAGCAGACATTCCAGGGTCTTTAAGGTAGTTTGAACAAGTTTTTCTCAATGCCTCAGCGTACTTAGGATACATTTCTGGGTCAGATGGGGAGGTCTTGCTGTAATTGTAGATTCTGTGACTGAATTCCTTGCAATGAGAAAATCCAATGGTATGTGCACCTGTTAGCGCAACCATTTCTTGTGCGCTAAACCCTTTAGCAGCGAAAACTTTGATCAATTGGTTCACGGACATGTTTGGTTGCGGAACTTGTCCGTTAACAAGTCCAGCTTTTGATTCAAAGCCATCTTTTCGTCCCAAACGTACATTGTAGAAAGGACCACCCACCATGGTGATAAGATCACGCGTAGCTTGGGCCAAGATATCAGCGCAGGAAACAATGCCGGGGCAAGAGAGCTCGAGGGCGGTCTTGGCACGAACAACCAGATCAAAGGCGTCGCCGGGGAGAGAGAGGTTGATATCAGCGTCACGCTCGGCTTTGTTGAAGGGGTTTGTGGAGATGAGGACCGAGGCATCGCAGCCATCAACCATGCAGTCATGGAAAAAGAGACGTAAAGTGCCTGCGGCGGTTGTAGGGCTATTGATCTGTTTGCTGGTGACAGTTTCACGCATGATGGAGTCAAAATCAGGGCATGTTTTTGTGTAGTAGTCGACGGAGAGCTTGGATTCTGAgaagggaatggaaaggaagagaagGAAAAGTAAAGGGAAAGGGAATGGGAAAGGGAAAGCCAtggtgaaagaaagaaagaatgaatgaatgaatgagaGGAAGGGTGGTAGGGATTGAGAGTTGAGACCTACTTCCTCTAGGTTTTTCCTCTATGAAGCAACCTCCACAGGAGGGAATTGGGAGGAAAGAGAAAGCAGATCTATGGGTTTGGGGGAAAAGGAGAGTTGGGAAAAAGGTAAAGAGTATTGTGGATGAGAGAGGTTTTAGGGGGGGAGGTTTGTTATATTGCTATAttaatgagagaaaaagagaggaatttttttgtttctgtttgtgtttttcttgtGCATGCTATTTTTGCATGGCTTTGTTTTTGTATGGAAGGTTGGTTTTTGAGGGTTGGTTTTTGAGGTTTGGAAGGGGAAAGGTTATTGAGCGTGGAATGCGTTGAACCAGCGAaatcatttaaatataaattttttatctcaaaatttgTATTTCACTAATCATAATTTATTgtgtatttatttaattttttttcttatataagataattaaagtttaaaatggaaaaaaaatagaaaaaaaaaaaaatcaaccacatGATAAGTAATGATTGGTTGAATATaaagtaaaacataaaaaagtggGTTGGAAGATTTATATGACCTATAATTTTGCATTGTTAATTTTGTATAAATGGTGCCGCTCGCATATAAAAACtgttttgattaattaattaccaaatgtttgtttaaatttaacAAAGTGTTTGactcaaaacaaattttataaaagcGATCCAAACATGTAGCTAGATTCTCACAAAACTGCCTCACTTAAAAAAGAAGGGTAGTGGATATGTTTCTTCCCCACAAAACTGAATTAGTTTTGCTTGTGAAAAAAATGgttgttctctcttttcttacCACAATACAATTGCTGTTTCCTCCGCGTTCTCTTATCTcctgtccttttttttttcattttccatccAGCTAAACATAACATTCTTTAGttagatttcttttaattaaaaaaaattataggccTTTAGTTAgaactttttgttgttgttgttgttgagagaATAGTTATAACTTAGATGTacattaaacacaaaaaattctcAGAACATGCATTGCCAAGAGATCAAGGATtacctttttttggggggtggggggggggggggggggggcgcgcAATTTATAGCATGATCTTGATTACCTCGTTTTGAATTATCTTCTTTTAGTTCTAATTTTTATCTCCTATTTCCTTTTTGAGATTTGTAAAGACagttttttatctttaaaataaGGCCTATTGTTTTTTTGATTACATGAATTGTAATTCGGAGTTCACTAATCTCATCATTCTTGGGGACTAGTTAAATGTTAGAAGAGTCAAACTCAAACATGTCAGAtctatgaatttttctttttgaaggttaacaaaaataattattctactttggaagagaaaacaatgaagttagggtaacaacaaaaatttactCCAATTTTACAACACTTCTCTATTGCCTACCACTCCACACTTGCACCCACCTTAATctacaattaaaaattttcaatgtccATATGCGAGGTAATagacaaattttgaaatgttataaatttatattgtcatTGTAGAaggattcaaaataaataaaaattataaatatgtacatgaataaataattaaatgtaCATATTTCACAAACTAAATAGTAGTTATATGACCACAcattatttcacaattttttttatcacaattaTGATGTAGCATATTGGTTTATCACTTATACATGAAccaacaatttttcttttccaccaCTCACACTTTTTCACGTCACAATTATGACAATGAAGTTGCGAAATAAAATGTGGTACTagattttctcataaaaaaaaaaaaaaaagttatgctTGTGTTGCGAGTTGTGAGTTGTAGAGAGATAATGGTAGGTTTATGTGAAGACATCCCTTTACCACCCATAACTAGTCACGTGGGCGAATTGTGACACAAATAGTGCCAACATGACACCAACGTAATtctaaaaaaagtgaaataattaAACGTTATGAGTAATGCAAAGATCACGTAAAATAATACAATTTGTACCACAAGTCCACAACTCATACACGTAGCAAGTTATAAGCGGTACAAATATATTACCCACTATCTACATGTTATGTCATTTTACGTGCTCCTAATATTACTTATTACTTAATCATTATTTAAGACccacaaaaaaatgttaaaagtcCGGAAAAAAAGTATTACGAACAGTCAAAACACAATTGAGAAGTCAGAGACATGATAAATAGTCAAAAACCAATCAGTGGACACCACGTGTTTACTTGACCGATTAGAAGTGTAAattcacaaaaccctaaacattaCGTGGCGCCACCTCATTGGTCAAGAAtctctcactcaatacctttaTTATTCATGTTCTAAACAGATGGCCAATCTTTCACTGGCACTGCTCGACAAGATCCCCAACAACCACCTCAACAAAATCGAAAAATTCTCATACTCACTCATAGAAAGCTTTCAAATTGAGCACACGAAGCAAAAACCATGTTGCCTCGAGAGTTTATTGTGGCATGGATGCTTGTGTTCCTTGTGATCTTTCCCAACATCTTCAACCCTTGCACGTGCCAACTCGAACCTCGTTGGGCAGCTAAGAAGAGACACGTTATGAGAGAGAAGGTTCGGAAGATGTAAGCAAAGCTCGAATTTTGACACTGACCCAGTTGATATTCTGAGCTCAATTTCATTACTTTCgtattggttttcattttgaGCTGATGGGTGTCTTCTATTTTAGTCTTAATAGAATCATGGGTTGTTCTCAATTTATTGATTGATATCAGGATTTGCTTTGGCTTATGTTGTTGGCAATGCTTGGTGTCTGGTTGAAatttgtcatcaaataaattttagatgagggatttattttatttttatagatctCTGCTAGTTTGAATagttttatttctaattttaatttcaatttcaatttcaatttgcTTTTAAACTTTAGGTGACAAATGAGGTAACATTAGCAAGCATGTTAGAAATATGtggttttgcttttttgttattgttcaTGACCAACTTCATTGCATTTTAAGCACTGATTCTAAATGAATTTACCTATTTGAACAAAGTGGAACAGAAAAAGGgtgagaaaattttttattaaaaaattatattgacaTCTCCTTGTTAATAAATTGTGAGATGAAATTTAACAGTATGttttatttctcattcttttCAGGTTTTACCATGCATATGACAACTACATGACCCATGCATTCCCGGTCAGTTCCTGATCTTCAATGATTTTGTTAGAGTTGACATAACACTTCCATTTAATGACATcatatttatctttttattccttttttggCAGCATGATGAGCTCAAGCCTCTTACTAAATCTTTCACTGACTCTCTTAGCGAGCTGGGAAATCTGagggtaattttttattattgagcATGCTATTAATAGTTAGTTGCAAGGGGAAATATAACTGTTTGTTCTCTCAATTACAGCTTGAACACTTACCGCAAGACTATAATGGATCTGCTCTCACACTTATTGAGTCATTATCCAGGTATAACATGTGACTTGAGTAAAGAGTGCATAGATAGTTAGGTTGTAGATCTAATTTTTCAATCTTAACTGTTATGTATCTAGTTATTGCAATAATCTATtactatcattattttttttttctgataatTAGTTATTGCAGTAATATATTCTAGTTTGGTGCTTTCCTGATTTCATTTTATATAGTGGCATAATCATTCTGATActgtctctctctcctccctttTCAGCCTTCTTATTATGGGTAACAGCACTGAATTTGAAAGGGCAGTACTTTGGCTTTCTCAAAATATAACATTCCATGTTGATGCAAGGGTAAATCTTTTTGAGGTATGCGATTGAAATAGTTCTTGGAAAAGCATTGGTTTAGTTGATTCTAAAACTTCATTTGGGACAGTATGGATTAATCAAATCTTGATGAAGCAGATTgctaattttaatttctcaatGTCATTCAAGAAGCAATATTATTACATTCTATGTTgtttttgaaatgttttaatGGTGTTCTTTTCCACTTGGTCATTATGGTGTAGTGCAACATAAGAGTTCTTGGAGGACTAGTTTCTGCTCATATACTTGCAACTGATTCTACAAACAGGTTGGTTCATGGTGCTTACAAGAATCAGCTGCTTATCTTGGCTGAAGATTTAGGGAAACGCTTTCTACCTGCATTCAATACACCCACTGGGTTGCCATATGCATGGATTAACTTAAAGGTACTACCAAAATATGCTTAAGTCAATTTTCAAATACACAAacgcatatatatatacttaccTTCTAAACCAGTGTTAGGATACCTACTAGTAACAAGAAATATATAGGGCTGTACCCTTTGTTGCAACACATATTTGCTAGCCTTTGAAGAAGGCTCATGCAGATCTTTCATATTGTAGTGCTTTTATATATGAGATATTCTTTCAGACGTAGCTAGATTATCACTTCTCCATTGTCTCATAATGGATATAGCATACTTTTAGTTTGATATAGATGAACCATAGCCCTTATTCAGTGCTCAGTAATTTATGCTAAAAATTGGCCTGACTTCAAGACTTTTAACAACTGAGcttgaaatattgaaaaatGTCATTCTTTAAAAATGTCTGATAATATGCGAAAGCCAATTACTAAACTTTAATATCAAACTTGCAATCTTATGCTTCTGGTGCTATTCAAAATAGTTCATCTTCTGTTGTATGTTGAACTAAAAGGTCTTTGTTATCCTCCAACTGTATGAATGTCATCAATCAGATACTAAGCATGCTCTTATTGATGCTATCTTGATTCGTATGATGCTGAAAGACAAGCACTTTTCAGCCTACTCACATTTtgattcatccaaaaaaaatttacatttcaaTTGTCAAAATGTATGAAATGTCTGTTGGTTTTGTCTGTAAGAAGGATATATGACTCCGCATCAATGCAAAATTCTGTGGACAGTACGGAGTGATGGTGGATGAGACTACTGAAACAAGCACTTCTGGGTGTGGTGAGAGGCTTATCTTTTAGAGTTTATGATGTGAGAGTATCACAAAAAGTGCAGCACTGAAATCAGCTGATTTTCATTCTGGATTCAGGTTCTCTGATTCTTGAAATGGGAGCCTTATCACAATTAACTGGTGACCCCACATACGAATATGTAGCTATACGTGCTCTTCGTAAATTATGGAGCATGCGGAGTTCACTGAATTTACTTGGAACAACGCTGGATGTGGTAACTGGGGATTGGATAGAGTATTCAGCTGGAATTGGGGCTGGTAGGTACTCtctgatttttcaattcattttgtGCTAGATTCTGTGTCATATGGTTCATGAGACCACTAAACATATGAGCTCCCttttaaaatttagcatatattgtattgtaaaatttgtcAAATATGGCATGCCATGCTGTTTCCAGATTGTGTTGCATGCTGGATCTTTTTGCCTCTTTATATTTGTTAAGTTAACCTTGATGTTTCTGATGTTGGATTCCCTGTGGCTTATTTTAGGGGTTGATTCATTCTATGAGTATCTATTCAAAGCTCACATTCTTTTTGGAAAGGAGGAGTTTTGGCGAATGTTCCATTCTGCTTATCTTGCAGTGCAGAAATATTTTAGACACGGTCCATGGTACTGCACTGATGTCTTGCTCTgttgaatttgaataatttCTATGTTTCTACGTGTTCTCATTTTCATCCTATGGTTTCTTGATTTACGTTTATAACTTGCCTAAAGACTTTCACCAACTTTCCAAGATTTTGTGACCTTTATTGATTTTAACTTCATGACTGTTATATGGATTGACAGACTTTGCTATACTTTCTACCTGCCCAAAATTTCAGGTCttgatttgtcaaaaaaaaaaaaaaaaaaaacctggagCAAATGTGGCTtgctaattaaaataaataaataaattggtgtACTTTTTGTGGATCAGGCCATTGGTTTTACAACCTGGGTTGTATTGTCTTTGCCAACAGTCTGGACTGTATCATCATGCTGATGAAATTAACAGATTAGTCAAGAGTACAAAGAATACAGACTACACAGGGGAATGATCAGCACCCTTTTTGAAATAAACCATAGATTATGTGGGGAATTTTCTCTTCTTTAGACATAAGAACTTTGCACAATGGAGCTCTAGCTCAATTGCTTAAATGGTATTTTTATGAGGTTTGTGGTTTCAAATGTTTTTTACATGTTTTACAAGTTGATGCTATACATCTTTTGAGTGAATATTCAACTTTGTATTTtaccttgtaaattttttttttttgatatgtaaGAATGTTATATATACGAATGGCTACTCTATGCATAAAAAACATAGagcaaaaagaatttttaaacaCTCACTAAGTTTAATATAAGAGTTTATATTAGGAGTTTACAAGCCAAAAGAATTTATGTTCAACTATTGAGTATTAGGctgtaaaagaaaagaaaaaaaagtttatgattTGAAGCTTGTTATTGTAATGTATGTAGGTATCATGAAGCTGATATGAGAACAGGAAAGGCTACTTATTGGCAGCTTACAAGCCTTCAAGCATTTTGGCCCGGCCTGCAGGCAAGGACATAttatgaaatgaaattttaagTCTCAGAGAGACCTTCTGATCTTTATATTTGATATATGGTGCTTAGGTTCTTGTTGGGGATATTGCAGCAGCTAATTCATCACACCGTGAGTTTTTCCATGTATGGGAGAAGTTTGGAGTTCTACCTGAGAGGTAACCGGCTTTTGAAATTTTCCCTATGTCTTCATTTAGTTGTATATTCTGTAACAACAATTAGCTtagtttaattttgtctctCTTTGGTCTCTACTAtggcagaattttttttcataatggGTTAAAAACATGTAATTATTCAGGTATTTGCTGGACCATCAAATGTTGCATCCTACAGAAAAATATTATCCTTTGCGCCCCGAATTGGCAGAGTCAACATTCTACTTATATCAAGCCACCAAAGGTCTTTTATTGTTTCATATcagttatttttaattttagcttgACCTTACTGTCTGagactttcttttatttttattttgtttgatttttttttcccctggaAATGTAATGCTTATTTATACTTTGAACTTGTAAAAGTAAATCAACTGTAGGTAGTAAATTTTAGGTCATTTATGTAGAAGTTGTAATTTTACATTGAAGTTGAACATTGATGAGCCTTGTAATTAAGTTGCAAAGCACACATTAGTTTCATCTTAGGGTAAATTACGTATTGGTGCCTAACCTTTACATTGtgtgtcaatttgatccctaataTTTTGATATTGTGTCAAAATGGTCCATGCCGTTAAGTAAAGGATAGAAAATGCTGACATAGCTAACagccaaaataaatattattttcatgccACATACATGACCACATGTACTGACATGTCAgcatatacataaaaaaaacaaacaaacaaattagatATCTATTGCTCTCTCTGGCAGGGGGTTAAGTCAAACATGGCAATGATGAAGGCTTTAAgaacaaaaggaaagaaaaaatctgTTTCAAGAAGATATTAATTCATATCTTCTACTAATTTAAAGAAAGAGGATATGAAGTAAATCCTACTTCTGAAACGAATTCCAAGTTTTTCTTTAGTTCCAATTAAGTAGTCTTGGAATACATTATACTTTTTTCCCCCATTTGGAGGACAATAGATGTGACTCCCATTGTTTGGCAATGGTAGATCTTTGTATTTCTGAGTTTCTGTAGTGCCATcccttcttctccttcttttaccctttttaaatttgataagaTGAAGAAAGCCCACAGTTTGACAACGGGTTAAAGGAAGgtagaaaaaaaacaaattgatgagACAGTGTTTTCCATTCCTTtgtctccccccccccccccccctcttttcctttcttttgatTTCATCCCTTCTCTCTCAATCAACCCTATTCACTTTACCTATCCACTTCTCTCTCTAACCCTAATTTACACTTATTTGATTTAAACCCCAACTGATGGTGGGTGACATTACCCCAAAGATAGAGCAAAAGATATCTAATTTggttttttgcttctttttttttggttaagtatATGCTGACATTCCAGTACCGGCCATCTATGTGGCATGAAAATAATATGTTATTTTGGCCGTTAGTCACGTCAGTATTTTCCATCTATTACTTAACAGTAGAGACCATTTTGACATAATACTAAAAtattagggaccaaattgacacatttgaaaGGTCTTGGATTAAATTGGCATACAGTGTAAAGATTAGAgaccaaatatgtaatttacccttCATTTTAATTATCATGTCCATAATTTGGATTGCTTGATTTAGGACTTGCTTTCTTGTGTACTTTAAGCTTCATTATGAGCATGGTTGCAGGCATATCACACAAATGCATTAATTCTCGCTTTAATCAAGGCACATGGTTATTCAGCTGCGCTCTGGACTATTCTGATTTTCACAGTTGTTtgatttctatcttttttttcatGTTATCAGATTCATGGTTCTTAAAAGTGGGTGATTTAATTGTTAATTCTCACATTTgattaattctttttcttttttctgtttttcatgTTATCAGATTCGTGGTACTTAAAAGTGGGTGAATCGATTGTTAATTCTCTTAATTTATACACCAAAGTGGAAGGGGGATTTGCAAGCGTTAGAGACGTGACAACTATGCAGTTGGAAGATCACCAGCATAGTTTTTTCCTCGCTGAAACGTAAAGCTTTGTCATTCCCTTCTTCTTCATGttattaataataaagaaatattatctCAGCCATAGAATTTTCACTCTTGAAATTATGTCAATGTCTAATGTTTCCTGTAGGTGCAAGTACCTCTATCTTCTGTTTGATGATTCATTTTTGGTTGATCGGAATTATATCTTCACAACCGAGGGTCATCCCCTTCCAGTATTAAGAGATTGGCATGACAGGCTTCCAGAAAGCTATATTTCAACTAACTGGAGTTTTGCCCAGGTTTTCTTCCTATATGCTTGTATAGCGATTGATTTTTGAAACTCTTCCTTTAACATACTCCAAAGATGCTTCCTGATTGAATAGAAGTTTTTCGAAACTTATATTTTTCCTTGCATGTATAGTTTACTCTaacctttttgttttattttaatttgtccaaacaacaatttttatccTTGCACATTTGTCACAGTTTCAATTTTGTTCCTATATATTTAATCATTTCCATTTCGTCCTTTGAATTCCAAAATCAAGTCAATTGAAAATCAAGTAGATTTTTTCATTAGAAAACGACTTAGTTTTGAAAGTTGGGACACAAAATTGACAATTAAAAGTCGAGGGGAATTGACATCATTCAATGTATATGGATGAAATTGAAACTACAATTATTGCTGGAGAACCAAAAGTATAGTCTGGAGTTCGGACCTTTTTATTTCAGTTTTCACTTTTGTAGTTTATACTTCTGTTGTTCTCAAATGTGGAATTGAATCATGTAAGTAATGAAGTTTTTACTTGTGCAGAGTGAAAAGCAAGGCAGGCGGACAAGTGCAATGTCTTTACAAGTCTGTCCTGCTAATGATAACCAACAGGTTGAGAGCGCTTGCCACATCACTGATGCTCGTGCTGACCACAGGTGTTTTACTGATGAAGAATGTGGAGTTGATTCGACTACATGCAGACGAAGGTCATGCAGCATGGCTGGGTACTGTGGGTTGTGGTTACTCGTGTAATACCTTGTAATAttcaagaaataagtgaagtTTTCTGAATTATAATAACTTTGGTCCACAGAGGTAAATAATCGGGCAGGTCTGTACTAACAGCCATTTGAGAAAATAGGAAAATGAGAGATTATAGGGATACTTATTACTTCgtatagaaaattttcaatgcaaactttttttttttggggtggtgGATAAAAATTAAGTTGCTCTGCACATTATGTATCAAATTGGGAATGTTACAAGTTCTATTGAGGGAGTTCTCTTTCGCAGAGACTGATGGTGTGTATGTGTACTAGAAATTGCCACAGATGAGCAGAGTGAGTTTTGCATGATTTGGAGTTACTGCACTATGCAATTTCCCCTTAATGTGTGAGGGAGAAGTTAAAAACgccatttggtgtttgtttgcttaacaaaagcaagttccttcttttctttttcttttttgagatagatagaattctacattttattttcaactaCAACATGTGATgacaagagaaaaagaagaggggGGTTGGGTTTGAAGGGGTTTCttttgcttctcaaaaaaaaaaaaaaaaaaaaaaaaaacctactgcttcaaaaactaaaaagaagcGGCTTTTTGGGTGGCTGCTGCTCTAGAATGCAACTATTACTATTTATGATTATCTTCAGCAAATGTGACAACAAGTGTTATGACCAATCTGGATGGAGGGGGGGAGTAGAAAGGAGCAGTAGAAACTGGCCATTGGAGTGGATATAGTGTTCATATTGTTACCCTCTTTATTaacaaactaaaataaataaaatttagaccTAAATTCATATTagtcttcttttaaaaaaaaacacagtaaacaaacaataataacaaaacttTAGTCTCAAATTTCT
The Quercus lobata isolate SW786 chromosome 10, ValleyOak3.0 Primary Assembly, whole genome shotgun sequence DNA segment above includes these coding regions:
- the LOC115963723 gene encoding peroxidase 65-like translates to MAFPFPFPFPLLFLLFLSIPFSESKLSVDYYTKTCPDFDSIMRETVTSKQINSPTTAAGTLRLFFHDCMVDGCDASVLISTNPFNKAERDADINLSLPGDAFDLVVRAKTALELSCPGIVSCADILAQATRDLITMVGGPFYNVRLGRKDGFESKAGLVNGQVPQPNMSVNQLIKVFAAKGFSAQEMVALTGAHTIGFSHCKEFSHRIYNYSKTSPSDPEMYPKYAEALRKTCSNYLKDPGMSAFNDIMTPSKFDNMYYQNLQRGLGLLATDHALSKHPRTKPFVDLYASNQTKFFEDFSHAMEKLSVFGIKTGRKGEVRHKCDAFNTIKA
- the LOC115963722 gene encoding alpha-mannosidase I MNS5; the encoded protein is MLPREFIVAWMLVFLVIFPNIFNPCTCQLEPRWAAKKRHVMREKVRKMFYHAYDNYMTHAFPHDELKPLTKSFTDSLSELGNLRLEHLPQDYNGSALTLIESLSSLLIMGNSTEFERAVLWLSQNITFHVDARVNLFECNIRVLGGLVSAHILATDSTNRLVHGAYKNQLLILAEDLGKRFLPAFNTPTGLPYAWINLKYGVMVDETTETSTSGCGSLILEMGALSQLTGDPTYEYVAIRALRKLWSMRSSLNLLGTTLDVVTGDWIEYSAGIGAGVDSFYEYLFKAHILFGKEEFWRMFHSAYLAVQKYFRHGPWYHEADMRTGKATYWQLTSLQAFWPGLQVLVGDIAAANSSHREFFHVWEKFGVLPERYLLDHQMLHPTEKYYPLRPELAESTFYLYQATKDSWYLKVGESIVNSLNLYTKVEGGFASVRDVTTMQLEDHQHSFFLAETCKYLYLLFDDSFLVDRNYIFTTEGHPLPVLRDWHDRLPESYISTNWSFAQSEKQGRRTSAMSLQVCPANDNQQVESACHITDARADHRCFTDEECGVDSTTCRRRSCSMAGYCGLWLLV